The sequence CTTCTGTTAGTGGAAAAACTTATTATAATGAGAGGGACTGCTACATTCTTGACTGTGTGAATACAGGTTCAATTACAGGTTCCGCATCAGGGTATGTCGGAGGTATTGCAGGAAGTGCCACGGCCTGTATTATACGAAACTGCATAAATAAAGGAAATATTACAGGAGCTAAATGTTGCGGAGGTATTGTTGGTGTTACATCAGGTTCTGGTCCAAACAGCTATGGAAACCTTATAGAAAACTGTGGCAACAATGGAAATGTATCGGTGACCGGTAGCGAATCTTATGACTCCGGTGCGGGAGGAATAGCAGGTGGTCCTTCAGCAAACAATGATGACTGGTATCCTCATATAAACAACTGTTATTCATCAGGTACAATAACATGCACTTACACCACGTATGACGGTAAAACGTTAAACGGTGGTATTTTGGGTTATGAGAAAGATAAATGTGTTCTTTCAAAATGTTATTATTATAATCCAAATCAGGCATGTTCGGCTGGAAGCCCTTCTGGCAGCTCAAAATACACAAGTATCAGCAATATTTTAGATGATATGAACTCGCTGAACAACTCTGATTCTGCAACCTACAGAAAATGGAAAGTGTCCGGCATTGTCCTGGAATTTGAATAATGACATACATTCTGTAGGTGCGGGCAAAGGGGCAGGCAGCGTGTTTACCGCGTGTAGTCTTCTGTCATTATCGGGTTTGACTCGATAATCCCTCTGCATGAGATTGCCCGGTCAAGCCGGACAATGACAGATGTGTAAAGTCGGACAATGACAAGGGTGACGAGTGCGGCAATGACAAGGGAGGCATGTCCGGAATGACAGTGGGCAGGCAGATTGTGTGTAATTTTTATCGTAAAATTGTTAAATATACTTAACAATTTTATAACAACATTGTAAACTACACTTATGGAAAAACTTACAGAACTCTTTAGAAAGAAAATTTCCTCAACAAGTCTGGACTTTGTAAGAAGTCTTGAAAGCCAAATCAACTGGGATGCCAGGCTTATCTGTATACGTGGTGCCCGGGGAACCGGAAAAACAACCCTTATGCTGCAGCACATAAAAAAGACATTCGGAAACAATCTTTCGAAAGTCATTTATGTAAGCCTTGACAATCTCTATTTTGCGGATAACTCCCTTGTAGATTTTGCAGACAGCTTTGCAAAGCGAGGTGGAACTCACATTTTTTTTGATGAAGTTCACAAATATCCTGACTGGTCAAAGGCTCTGAAAAATATCTACGATGATTATCCGGAGCTTCATATTGCCTTTACAGGTTCTTCCCTTCTTGAAATTCTTAACGCTCGTTCAGATTTAAGCCGCCGTGCCCTTGTGTATAATATTCAGGGGCTTTCTTTCAGGGAATATCTTAATCTGCTTGCAAAAACAGATTTTCCAGTCCTCACTCTGGAAGAGATTATTGAAAACCACGAAAGCATTTCTGCTGATGTTGTCTCTAAAATCAGGCCCTTTGAGTATTTTGAAGATTACTTAAAGTTCGGCTATTATCCTTATTTTTTAGAAGGAAAGGATGATTACTATGACAGGCTGAACGAAACCGTGAATATGATTCTTGAAGTAGAGCTTCCGCTTTTAAGAAAACTAGATGTCTCTTACATTGCAAGAATAAAGAAGCTTTTGACTGTGATTGGAAAATCAGCTCCATTTATTCCCAATACGACTGAGCTTGCCTCAAAGATTCAGATTGCCCGACAGACCCTTCTGCAATACTTCCAATATCTTGAAGAGTCGCGGTTAATCTTTCAGGTGTTTAAGGAAAGCCGTGGTCTTGGAACTTTAGAAAAGCCTGACAAGATATTTTTG is a genomic window of Treponema rectale containing:
- a CDS encoding ATP-binding protein, with translation MEKLTELFRKKISSTSLDFVRSLESQINWDARLICIRGARGTGKTTLMLQHIKKTFGNNLSKVIYVSLDNLYFADNSLVDFADSFAKRGGTHIFFDEVHKYPDWSKALKNIYDDYPELHIAFTGSSLLEILNARSDLSRRALVYNIQGLSFREYLNLLAKTDFPVLTLEEIIENHESISADVVSKIRPFEYFEDYLKFGYYPYFLEGKDDYYDRLNETVNMILEVELPLLRKLDVSYIARIKKLLTVIGKSAPFIPNTTELASKIQIARQTLLQYFQYLEESRLIFQVFKESRGLGTLEKPDKIFLENTNLMFLLGKAETNTGNVRETFAFNQLSKNHEVLFSEQSDFLVDKKITFEVGGKNKKRKQIKEIPDSFILADDIEFGTDRRIPLWLLGFLY